TCGATCGCGATTTTCTGCGATGCGAAGATCACCCGGTCTACGACTTCCGGTGTCGCCGGCCGGGTGTGCACGCCGACGCCCACGGGCTTGCGGACCACACTGATGCCCTTTTCGAACCCGACGGCTTCGGTCAACGCCGTGGCCACCTGTTGAAGCAACTGTTCCGTGGCGAGGGACAGGGTGTAGGCGTAGCCCATGTCGAACTCCACCCCGTGGGACCCCACCAGGTGCACCTCAGCCGGCAGCCGGGACACTGCCGCCAAATCCCTGAGCGACCGGCCGGAAATGATGGCGGTGTGGGTGTTCGGCAAAGCTGCGAGCGCACGGAGCGCTACGGCTGCGCTGTCCAGAGGGAGCGTCTCCGTAGACACGCCCTCCGCCGAACAGAGAGTCCCGCCATAGTTGCAGGCCACCAGCAGGCCAGGCACCCGGGCCAGGACACGGAGCTCCGAGAACAGCTGCGGGGTGATGCCGTTTGGCGCGTCGGACTGAAGGGCAGTCCGGAGCAGGCCGAGCGGAAGCGACTTCATCAGCAGGGCTGAATCGGCAACCGACTGGTTCAAGGGCGTAGGCATGGGGAATCCTTCCGAAGCGGATAGATCCAGTTTCCGCCCGTCCGGTTTCGCCGTCATGCTTTATTCGTTGCAAATGCGTAAAACCTTTGGCGTTGTCAGGTCCCGCCTTCCTCCACCCACACCGGGGACGGGACCTGACACCACACCTATTCAGCGAACGTGTCCGCCAAGTCCAGGACCTCATCCAAAATCGCCAGGCCTGCCCGGGCATCCTCGACGCTGATGTTGCACGGCGGAACCACATGGATACGGTTGAAATTCGCGAACGGTATGAGGCCGCGCGACTTACAAGCCGCCACGAGCTGGTTCATCTCAGGGCTGGAGGAACCGTAAGGCGCCAGCGGCTCCCGCGTGGCACGATTCCTGACCAGCTCGATGGCCCAAAAAACGCCGCGACCCCGCACTTCGCCTACGGAACGGTGACGTTCGACGAATCCCGCGAGCGCAGGACCGATCACGTCGGTGCCGAGGCTTTCCGCGTGCTGCACCATGCCTTCACGTTCCATGGCGTTGATGGTGGCGACTGCGGCGGCTGTGGCCAGTGGATGACCGGAGTAGGTCAAACCGCCGGGATAGGCCCTGGTACCAAAGGTGGCCGCGATCTCGGGGTTGATGGCCACGCCACCGAGCGGTACATAGCCGGAGTTCACGCCTTTCGCAAAGGTGAGCAGGTCAGGGACGACGTCAAAATGCTCGACGGCGAACCACTTGCCTGTGCGTCCAAAACCTGCCATAACCTCATCAGCAATGAAGACGATGCCGTGCTTCGTGCACAGCTCCCGAACGCCCTGCATGTAGCCTGCCGGCGGGACGTAGATCCCCGCCGTTCCGGGGATGCTCTCCAACATGATCGCAGCGAAGCTGGAGGGACCTTCAAACTCGATCAGCTGTTCCAGGTGCTCCAGAGCCCGCTGGGATTCCTCTGCTTCCGTGGCCGAGTGGAAGGCCGTGCGGTAGAGGTAGGGCGGGAAGAAATGGATGGTGCCAGTGGACGCGTGGTCGCTGGCCCACCTCCGTGGGTCGCCAGTGATGTTGACTGCCAAGTGTGTTCCGCCGTGGTACGAGCGGTAGGCGGAAAGGACCTTGTGCCTGCCCGTGTGCAGCCTGGCCATCCGGACAGCGTGTTCGTTGGCATCCGCCCCACCGTTGGTGAAGAAGATCCGGTCCAGCTCGCCCGGGGTTCGCTCCGCGATCAGCCGTGCGGCCTCAGATCGCGCGTCGTTGACATAGCTGGGAGCAATCGTGCACAGCTTGGCTGCCTGCGCGGCGATAGCCGCCACAACGGCAGGGTGCTGGTGGCCGATGTTCGTGTTGACCAGCTGGGAAGAGAAGTCCAGGTACTTGTTGCCCTCACCGTCCCAGATGTGCGACCCCTTTGCTGCGCTGATGACCATGGGATCCAGGGTGTCCTGCGCCGACCAGGAGTGGAAGACGTGCTTGCGGTCCAGCTCGTAGGCGCGTTGAGCTGCCCCGGAGTCCGTGAGTGATGGTTCAAGGATGGCGGTCATGGTGGTTGTCCTGACGTCGTTGGCGCTTAGGAGTTCTGCGGGAATCCGAGGTTGATCCCGCCGTGGCTGGGATCCAACCAACGGGTGGTGACGGCCTTGCCCCGGGTGAAGAAGCCGACGCCCTCAGAGCCGTGGGCGTGCGTGTCGCCGAACAAGGAGTTCTTCCAGCCACCGAACGAGTAGTAGGCCATGGGTACCGGGACGGGAACGTTGATGCCCACCATGCCCACCTCAACCTCGTTCTCGAAGCGGCGGGCGGCGCCGCCGTCGTTGGTGAAAATCGCCGTGCCGTTGCCGTACGGGTTGGCGTTGATGGTGGCGAGGGCGTCGTCGTAGCTGTCCACCCGCACCACCGAGAGCACCGGTCCGAAAATTTCGTCCTGGTAGATGGACATGTCGGTGGTGACGTGATCAAACAGAGTTGGGCCCACGAAGAAGCCGTCACCTTCAGCGTCTGGAACGACGCCGCGGCCATCGACCACCAGCGTGGCACCGGCCGCTTCACCGGCGTCGACGTATCCCGACACCTTGTCCCTGTGCTGGGACGTCACCAAGGGCCCCATGTCGCAACCACGCAGGCCATCGCCGGTGCGCAGGCTGCGGGCGCGGTCAGCGATCCTGTCCACCAGCGCGTCTGCGATGTCGCCAACAGCCAGGAGCGCCGAGACAGCCATGCAGCGTTCCCCTGCGGAACCAAAGCCGGCGTTGATGGCGGCGTCGGCAGCGAGGTCAAGGTCGGCGTCGGGAAGGACAATCATGTGGTTCTTCGCCCCACCCAAGGCCTGGACCCGCTTGCCGTGGGCGGTAGCGGTCTCGTAGACATACTTGGCAATCGGGGTGGAGCCCACGAAGGAGACGGCTTTGACGTCAGGGTGCGTCAGCAGGGTATCAACCGCCACCTTGTCGCCGTGCAGGACGTTGAATACGCCGTCAGGCAGGCCGGCTTCCTTCCACAGCTCGGCGATCCAGTTGACGGCCGAGGGGTCCTTTTCGCTCGGCTTGATGATGACAGTGTTTCCTGCGGCGATTGCGATCGGGAAGAACCACATGGGGACCATCGCCGGGAAGTTGAACGGGCTGATGATGGCCACGGGGCCCAGGGCTTGCCGGATGGAGTGGATGTCCACTTTGGTGGAGGCGTTTTCGGTGTAGCTGCCCTTGAGCAGGTGCGGGATACCGCAAGCGAACTCCACCACTTCCTGTCCGCGGGTTACTTCGCCCAAGGCATCATCCAGGACCTTTCCGTGCTCGGAGGTGATGATCGCAGCGAGTTCGTCCTTGCGGGAGTTGAGGAGCTCACGGAAAGCGAAAAGGACCTGGGTGCGGCGCGCAAGGGAGGTTTCGCGCCATGCCGGGAAGGCGGCTTTCGCGGCGGCGACGGCGGCATTGCCCTCCTCGACGCTGGCCAAAGCAACCTGCCCGGTCACTTTCCCAGTGGCGGGGTTGGTGACAGAAGCGGTGCGGTCGCCGGCCGGGACGTAGCTGCCGTTGATCCAGTGCTCGATGGTGTTCAAGAGTTCTCCTTGGTGGTCGGGGTCGGAATCAGTCTCCCCGCCGTCGAGTGCTCACAGAAGAAGGCATATGTAAAGGGATTCCGCTTGGCCCTTACACTGTGTAAATGCTGCCTACTGTTAGTGCCGTCCTCGAGCTGCCCGTGCTGCGTGCCGCTGACCCCAGCGTGCTTGGCGGCACAGCGGGTCTGGACACGCCCGTCCGTTGGGTGCACGTCAGCGAAATACTCGACGTCGGCGGCCTGCTGTCGGGTGGGGAACTGGTCCTCACTACCGGACTGGAGCTGGAAAAGTCACCGGAAGCGTCGGCGTCGTTCATTCACTCGTTGGAGGCGGCCGGAGCGGCCGGGTTAATCGTGGAACTCGTTGGCCAACGGCAACGCAGCCGGAACGCCCTGGAGAAAGCAGCCCGCACAGCCTCCATGCCGGTGGTTATCGTGGAACGGCGAGTGCGGTTCGTCCAGGTCACGGAGATCGTCCACAGGATGATCGTCGCTGACCAACTGGAGCGCGTGGAACGGGCCCGGGACGTGCATGAAGCCTTTACGGTACTAAGCCTGGAAAGCGCAGACACCCAACGCGTCGTCGAGCAGGCGGCCACGATGATCGGTGCATCCGTCGTACTGGAGGACCTCTCGCACCTGGTGCTCGCATATGCCGGCCAGCACGTCACCACCACGGATCTCCTGGACGATTGGGAGCGGCGCTCCCGGACCACGCCGTTCCCGTCACTCACCGGAAGGTCCGGGCCGGAGCAATGGCTGCAGGCAGCGGTGGGGGTAAGGCAACAGGTATGGGGCAGGCTGGTGGTGCCAATGCCTCCGGCAGCTGTTGGCGCCGATGAGGACATGGCCGTCATGGTTCTTGAGCGGGCCGCCCAGACCCTGGCGATCAACCGCCTGGCGGACCGCGATCAGCGAGAGCTCAGCCACCATGCCCAAGCCGGACTCCTGAACTCACTGCGCCAGCCCCGCGGGCTCAGTGAGGCGGAGGCACTGGCACGTGCTGGTTCACTGGGCCTGAAACGCTCCTCCTACTACGTGCCGCTCGTTTACAGGACCGCTTTTCCGGCGTGGGGTTCGCCGGTGCTGCCCGCCGACCCCCTCGCTGGGCAGCAGGACGAACGAGAACTCCTGGAGCGGCTGGCCAAGGCGTTGAAGTCCACCGCCGGAACAGCCTTGGCGGCAAGCATCCAGT
This Paenarthrobacter sp. GOM3 DNA region includes the following protein-coding sequences:
- a CDS encoding aspartate aminotransferase family protein, producing the protein MTAILEPSLTDSGAAQRAYELDRKHVFHSWSAQDTLDPMVISAAKGSHIWDGEGNKYLDFSSQLVNTNIGHQHPAVVAAIAAQAAKLCTIAPSYVNDARSEAARLIAERTPGELDRIFFTNGGADANEHAVRMARLHTGRHKVLSAYRSYHGGTHLAVNITGDPRRWASDHASTGTIHFFPPYLYRTAFHSATEAEESQRALEHLEQLIEFEGPSSFAAIMLESIPGTAGIYVPPAGYMQGVRELCTKHGIVFIADEVMAGFGRTGKWFAVEHFDVVPDLLTFAKGVNSGYVPLGGVAINPEIAATFGTRAYPGGLTYSGHPLATAAAVATINAMEREGMVQHAESLGTDVIGPALAGFVERHRSVGEVRGRGVFWAIELVRNRATREPLAPYGSSSPEMNQLVAACKSRGLIPFANFNRIHVVPPCNISVEDARAGLAILDEVLDLADTFAE
- a CDS encoding CoA-acylating methylmalonate-semialdehyde dehydrogenase, with the translated sequence MNTIEHWINGSYVPAGDRTASVTNPATGKVTGQVALASVEEGNAAVAAAKAAFPAWRETSLARRTQVLFAFRELLNSRKDELAAIITSEHGKVLDDALGEVTRGQEVVEFACGIPHLLKGSYTENASTKVDIHSIRQALGPVAIISPFNFPAMVPMWFFPIAIAAGNTVIIKPSEKDPSAVNWIAELWKEAGLPDGVFNVLHGDKVAVDTLLTHPDVKAVSFVGSTPIAKYVYETATAHGKRVQALGGAKNHMIVLPDADLDLAADAAINAGFGSAGERCMAVSALLAVGDIADALVDRIADRARSLRTGDGLRGCDMGPLVTSQHRDKVSGYVDAGEAAGATLVVDGRGVVPDAEGDGFFVGPTLFDHVTTDMSIYQDEIFGPVLSVVRVDSYDDALATINANPYGNGTAIFTNDGGAARRFENEVEVGMVGINVPVPVPMAYYSFGGWKNSLFGDTHAHGSEGVGFFTRGKAVTTRWLDPSHGGINLGFPQNS
- a CDS encoding PucR family transcriptional regulator, whose protein sequence is MLPTVSAVLELPVLRAADPSVLGGTAGLDTPVRWVHVSEILDVGGLLSGGELVLTTGLELEKSPEASASFIHSLEAAGAAGLIVELVGQRQRSRNALEKAARTASMPVVIVERRVRFVQVTEIVHRMIVADQLERVERARDVHEAFTVLSLESADTQRVVEQAATMIGASVVLEDLSHLVLAYAGQHVTTTDLLDDWERRSRTTPFPSLTGRSGPEQWLQAAVGVRQQVWGRLVVPMPPAAVGADEDMAVMVLERAAQTLAINRLADRDQRELSHHAQAGLLNSLRQPRGLSEAEALARAGSLGLKRSSYYVPLVYRTAFPAWGSPVLPADPLAGQQDERELLERLAKALKSTAGTALAASIQSGSVGMILALPARQQEETTLRILAEAAAGPGVEASSGISRTPAVPPAWIIGVGRMKSTLLEAAAGIDEAAHIAESAATLRETGKPYYRATDVRLRGLLALLRKDPRVQQFVESELSAVLRAEAEGKGEYLELLGRYLGSGGNKAAMARSGYLSRPTLYARLAKLEELLAVDLDDPESRTSLHVALLAHLIRGQ